One Hevea brasiliensis isolate MT/VB/25A 57/8 chromosome 5, ASM3005281v1, whole genome shotgun sequence genomic region harbors:
- the LOC131180135 gene encoding vegetative cell wall protein gp1-like — MGTPSSIPINPNPSPSPPLPQSPPPQKSRLPQPPPPQSPPLPPDQTLTLIPPTPLSPQTETPILDTHSPETMPEPAPTQMKTKGKNQKAVGRPKKTPVEKQKRVPSVPFDLNSPPQPSSEPVSKRTRSSSQTPAPAVQTPISQSPLHSPAAPASSANDLEELD; from the exons ATGGGTACCCCATCCTCCATACCcataaaccctaaccccagtcccAGTCCGCCGTTACCTCAGTCGCCCCCACCGCAAAAGTCGCGATTGCCGCAACCGCCACCACCTCAGTCGCCACCACTACCCCCAGACCAAACACTAACCCTTATTCCGCCAACTCCCCTCTCGCCGCAAACTGAAACACCAATTCTCGACACTCATTCCCCAGAAACAATGCCTGAGCCTGCACCTACTCAAATGAAAACCAAAGGCAAAAATCAAAAAGCTGTAGGTAGACCCAAGAAAACCCCTGTCGAAAAACAGAAACGAGTACCCTCtgttccttttgacctaaattctcCACCCCAACCTTCCTCTGAACCAGTCAGTAAAAGGACTAGGTCCTCCTCGCAAACTCCAGCACCAGCGGTCCAAACACCTATATCTCAGTCACCCTTACACTCTCCAGCAGCACCTGCGTCATCTGCTAATGACCTAgaggag CTGGACTAA